A single Nostoc sp. PCC 7107 DNA region contains:
- a CDS encoding bifunctional oligoribonuclease/PAP phosphatase NrnA — protein sequence MQLNSSLKQSESFSLTTEPSPDDAEVDQEVVELPLNRPSLPASTSDGLSVYLGQRNNSLTFQKAEELQKTLLAHRHERQLIILQDFPDPDALSCAWAYQLIAQQYDIKCEIVYAGTLSHQENIALVKLTNLPAQRWTPQNVKSKDLSCYQGFVLIDNQGTTSQLLNPVQQAGMPLVAVIDHHSLQTELKSEYVDVRPYVRATATIFTQYLQSGLLALDSSISQHVKCATALMHGLRSDTNRLMQAQEEDFMAAAYLSRFYDAQLLNAILQANRSKRVMDVIERSLKNRIVQNNFSIAGVGYLRYDDRDAIPQAADFLVTEENVHTAVVYGIVHDEDDELEVVIGSLRTTKLTLDPDEFIKEAFGQDSTGRFFGGGRTSAGGFEIPMGFLSGSNENSPYAKMKWEVFDAQIKQKLLRLVNPKDNPIQSE from the coding sequence ATGCAACTAAATTCTTCCTTGAAGCAGTCAGAGAGTTTTTCATTGACCACAGAGCCGAGTCCAGACGATGCTGAGGTAGACCAAGAAGTCGTTGAACTACCACTGAATCGGCCATCCTTGCCAGCCTCTACAAGCGATGGGTTGAGTGTTTATCTCGGTCAACGTAACAATTCCTTAACTTTTCAAAAAGCCGAGGAACTGCAAAAGACCTTATTAGCTCATAGACATGAGCGCCAGCTAATCATTTTGCAAGATTTTCCTGACCCTGATGCGCTCTCCTGTGCTTGGGCTTACCAGCTAATTGCTCAACAATACGACATTAAATGTGAAATTGTTTATGCTGGGACTTTGAGCCATCAAGAGAATATCGCCTTAGTCAAGCTGACAAATTTACCAGCCCAGCGTTGGACACCACAAAATGTCAAATCCAAAGATTTGTCTTGTTATCAAGGCTTTGTATTAATTGACAATCAAGGAACCACCAGTCAGTTATTAAATCCAGTACAACAGGCCGGAATGCCCTTAGTAGCAGTGATTGATCATCACAGCTTACAGACAGAACTCAAATCAGAGTATGTCGATGTCCGCCCGTACGTACGAGCAACGGCAACAATTTTTACTCAATATCTGCAATCTGGGTTATTAGCTTTAGACAGCAGCATTAGCCAACACGTTAAATGTGCCACAGCCTTGATGCACGGTTTGCGATCGGATACAAATCGACTAATGCAAGCCCAAGAAGAAGATTTTATGGCGGCTGCGTATCTGAGTCGATTTTATGATGCTCAATTATTAAACGCCATTCTCCAGGCAAACCGTTCCAAACGGGTAATGGATGTGATTGAGCGATCGCTAAAAAATCGTATAGTACAGAATAACTTTTCCATCGCTGGTGTTGGTTATCTGCGCTACGACGACCGCGATGCTATTCCCCAAGCAGCTGATTTCCTCGTCACCGAAGAAAACGTCCACACCGCCGTAGTGTACGGCATTGTTCACGACGAAGACGACGAACTCGAAGTAGTTATCGGTTCTCTAAGAACCACCAAACTCACCCTCGACCCCGATGAATTCATCAAAGAAGCCTTTGGTCAAGACAGCACCGGACGCTTTTTTGGTGGTGGTAGAACCAGTGCTGGCGGGTTTGAAATCCCAATGGGTTTCCTCTCTGGCAGTAACGAAAATTCCCCCTACGCGAAGATGAAATGGGAAGTTTTTGACGCTCAAATTAAGCAGAAATTACTGAGGTTAGTTAATCCAAAAGATAACCCGATTCAGTCAGAGTAA
- a CDS encoding HNH endonuclease has translation MGKVLVLNASYEPLNITSWRRAAVLLIKGKAERVEHNGRLLYAGFPLPTVIRLRHYVRVPYKEMPLTRRNLLHRDGHTCQYCGYTGDELTLDHVIPRSRGGGDSWENIVTACVRCNVKKGNRTPQEAHMLLRHLPRQPYSSLYFEVSKHLKSGLHQEWQKYVIGL, from the coding sequence ATGGGTAAGGTTTTAGTCTTAAACGCCTCTTACGAACCGCTCAATATTACGAGCTGGCGACGGGCTGCGGTTTTGTTAATCAAAGGCAAGGCAGAACGAGTTGAACACAATGGCAGGTTACTTTACGCGGGTTTTCCGTTGCCAACGGTGATTCGCCTACGCCATTATGTGCGTGTTCCCTATAAAGAGATGCCTCTGACTCGTCGAAACCTTCTGCACCGAGACGGACATACTTGTCAATATTGTGGCTATACAGGGGACGAATTGACCTTAGATCATGTCATACCGCGATCGCGTGGTGGCGGCGATAGCTGGGAAAACATCGTTACGGCTTGCGTCCGGTGCAATGTGAAAAAAGGCAATCGCACACCTCAAGAAGCCCACATGCTCCTACGTCATTTACCTCGTCAACCTTACAGTAGCCTCTATTTTGAGGTTAGTAAGCATCTTAAAAGTGGACTGCATCAAGAGTGGCAAAAATATGTGATAGGTCTTTGA
- the alr gene encoding alanine racemase, with amino-acid sequence MLSRDQVTSVASHQQCDTYAWFSQRAWVEIDLDALSHNVQQIKQLLSPRTQLMAVVKADAYGHGAVTVAQTALQSGASWLGVATVPEGIQLREAGIQAPILILGATQTPEQIHAIAHWNLQPTLCSPKQALIFSNILEAINYGSPVSVHIKLDTGMSRLGTNWQDAAEFVQLVERLPHLTIKSVYSHLATADSPDPAIMEEQHRRFKSAIAQIQKIGIKIPSLHLANTAATLADSQLHYDMVRVGLGVYGLAPASHLKQKIHLKPVLQVKARITQVKTIAAGTGVSYGHQFVADREMRLAVVAIGYADGIPRNLSNKMQVLLRGQRIPQIGAITMDQLMIDISNIPDIQEGEIVTLLGDQGKEQITADDWAEQLNTISWEILCGFKHRLPRVGVI; translated from the coding sequence ATGCTAAGTCGTGATCAAGTGACTAGTGTTGCATCTCATCAACAATGCGACACTTATGCGTGGTTTTCCCAGCGTGCTTGGGTAGAAATTGATTTAGATGCGTTGTCGCACAATGTACAGCAAATAAAGCAGTTGTTATCACCACGTACTCAGTTGATGGCGGTAGTCAAAGCTGATGCTTATGGACACGGAGCAGTCACAGTCGCGCAAACGGCATTACAATCGGGAGCGAGTTGGTTAGGAGTCGCCACTGTTCCAGAGGGGATTCAATTACGGGAAGCAGGAATACAAGCGCCGATATTGATTTTAGGCGCAACCCAAACACCAGAGCAAATTCATGCGATCGCCCATTGGAATCTCCAGCCAACATTGTGCAGTCCCAAACAAGCTTTAATTTTTTCCAACATTTTAGAAGCAATTAACTACGGCTCCCCCGTATCTGTACATATTAAATTAGATACGGGAATGTCTCGGTTAGGAACTAATTGGCAAGACGCAGCCGAGTTTGTACAGTTAGTAGAACGCTTACCGCATTTGACTATCAAGAGTGTTTACTCTCACTTAGCCACTGCTGATAGTCCTGATCCAGCGATTATGGAAGAACAGCATAGAAGATTTAAAAGTGCGATCGCCCAAATTCAAAAAATCGGCATTAAAATTCCTAGCTTGCACTTAGCAAACACAGCCGCCACTCTCGCAGATTCCCAACTGCACTACGACATGGTAAGAGTGGGTTTAGGCGTTTACGGTCTTGCTCCTGCATCTCATTTAAAACAAAAAATTCACTTAAAACCTGTGTTACAGGTAAAAGCACGCATCACTCAAGTCAAAACTATCGCCGCTGGTACTGGTGTTAGCTATGGCCATCAATTTGTAGCTGATAGAGAAATGCGCCTTGCGGTTGTAGCTATCGGCTACGCTGATGGTATACCGCGCAACCTTTCTAATAAGATGCAGGTATTGTTACGCGGTCAGCGAATACCTCAAATTGGCGCAATTACAATGGATCAGTTGATGATCGATATCAGTAATATTCCTGATATTCAAGAAGGGGAAATTGTGACTTTACTCGGCGACCAAGGAAAAGAACAAATCACTGCTGATGATTGGGCAGAACAATTAAATACTATTTCTTGGGAAATTCTTTGCGGGTTTAAGCATCGCCTACCGCGTGTTGGGGTTATTTAG
- a CDS encoding type I restriction endonuclease subunit R encodes MSAEYSEDRLVQQTTANFFEETLKWHSVYAYKKETFGTNGTLGREDKREVVLTRYLRQALEKFNPGHPQQVYDDATLAFTTSNISEQLITINQKKYQLIREGILEKPYKNPHGETINPRLKVIDFQNPENNHFLVVRELSIKGSLYSKRPDIIGFVNGIPLLFIELKATHRNVRVAYEDNYTDYKDTIPEIFHHNAIVMLSNGIEGKVGSITSRYSHFQEWKRLEEEEKGKVDYQTMLMGMCRKDNFLDIIENFILFDDSSGKTIKILTRNHQFLGVNRAFTAVQQREVREGKLGVFWHTQGSGKSYSMAFLTRKAHRQLPGNFTFVIVTDRQELDNQIVQTFAGVGAIKENNTQAASGEQLAELLKDNHRYVFTLIHKFNKPGEIYSHRPDIIVISDEAHRTQYGKLAENMRSSLPNASFIGFTGTPLMESEEDQLTRRVFGGYVSTYDFQRAVEDGATVPLYYDNRGEELYYDDKGTQRQVAADKELNQRLATAIKQFDLDAEQEEAVRRRLGGEYLILTAEKRLDRIAQDLVAHYTQRWQTGKAMLVCLDKITAVRMHGLIDKYWKQAIQAQKQLVKQAGDEQEEVEHQQYLQWLESTEYLVVISEAQNEVKTFKDWDLDIVPHRQIIKSRNLEEEFKNEKHPFRLAIVCAMWLTGFDVPSLATLYIDKPLQGHTLMQAIARANRVYEGKNNGLLIDYNGILTSLRAALARYSRAEAESTDESITPYNDLNQLQEDYAIALQNCIDHIANLGFDLQELLETEGFDKIAALFSAVNAVCTNDESRARFEVLAREVFKKKQALITEPKLTAPYQGRHNTIEQIYKYLHEQHKISLDINAVLRSLQGIVSEFINVDSSRLPGAESNKTYNISKIDFELLKAEFANSPTKNTSVQTLKEAVERQLQRMVQRNPSRIDYYTRYQQVIQNYNRETDRVAIEQTFEELLQLVKDLSEEDTRAVREGLSEEHLAVFDLLCSSKDNLDTRIRNRVKQVAQSLIEAVKSQLQQLENWRDKESTRATIKSFIYNYLYSEDTGLPVDAYDDSDVDNLSNIVFLHIYQQYKSANKHPYAA; translated from the coding sequence ATGAGTGCCGAATATTCCGAAGACCGCCTAGTGCAACAAACTACCGCTAATTTCTTTGAAGAAACCCTGAAATGGCACTCAGTTTACGCATACAAAAAAGAAACATTCGGCACTAATGGTACACTAGGACGCGAAGATAAACGAGAAGTTGTCCTCACACGCTATCTTCGCCAAGCATTAGAGAAATTTAATCCTGGTCATCCACAGCAAGTATACGACGATGCGACCCTTGCATTCACCACATCCAATATTTCAGAGCAATTAATCACCATCAACCAGAAAAAATACCAACTTATCCGTGAAGGTATCCTAGAGAAACCCTACAAAAACCCACACGGTGAAACTATCAATCCCCGCCTGAAAGTGATTGACTTTCAAAACCCCGAAAATAATCATTTCCTGGTTGTGCGGGAGTTGTCTATTAAAGGTTCTCTCTATTCCAAACGACCTGATATCATCGGCTTTGTTAATGGAATTCCTTTACTATTTATTGAACTTAAAGCCACCCACCGCAACGTCAGAGTGGCTTACGAAGACAACTACACCGATTACAAAGATACTATACCCGAAATTTTCCATCACAACGCCATAGTCATGTTGAGTAATGGAATAGAGGGGAAAGTAGGTAGCATCACCAGTCGTTACAGCCACTTCCAAGAATGGAAACGTCTAGAAGAAGAAGAAAAAGGCAAAGTTGACTACCAAACAATGTTAATGGGGATGTGCCGTAAAGACAATTTCCTCGACATCATCGAAAACTTCATCCTCTTTGATGACAGTAGCGGTAAAACTATCAAAATACTGACTCGTAATCACCAGTTTCTTGGTGTTAACCGCGCATTTACCGCCGTTCAACAACGGGAAGTCCGAGAAGGTAAACTTGGCGTTTTTTGGCATACTCAAGGTAGCGGGAAATCTTACTCAATGGCATTTCTGACTCGCAAAGCCCACCGCCAATTACCAGGTAATTTTACCTTTGTCATCGTCACAGACCGCCAAGAATTAGATAATCAAATCGTGCAAACCTTTGCTGGTGTTGGTGCTATCAAAGAAAATAACACCCAAGCCGCCAGTGGTGAACAATTAGCTGAATTACTCAAAGACAACCATCGCTACGTTTTCACGCTGATTCACAAATTCAACAAACCTGGTGAGATTTACTCCCACCGTCCCGATATTATCGTCATCTCCGACGAAGCGCACCGCACCCAATACGGTAAACTTGCGGAAAATATGCGTTCTAGTTTACCCAACGCATCTTTCATCGGCTTTACTGGTACGCCCTTAATGGAGTCGGAAGAAGACCAACTTACCCGTCGAGTTTTCGGCGGCTACGTTTCCACCTACGACTTCCAACGCGCTGTAGAAGATGGTGCAACAGTTCCCCTCTACTACGACAACCGAGGCGAAGAATTATATTATGACGACAAAGGCACTCAACGCCAGGTTGCAGCTGACAAAGAACTAAATCAACGCCTCGCCACCGCCATCAAACAATTTGACCTCGATGCAGAACAAGAAGAAGCCGTCCGTCGCCGCTTGGGGGGAGAATATCTCATCCTCACCGCCGAAAAACGTTTAGACCGAATCGCCCAAGACTTAGTAGCTCACTATACCCAACGTTGGCAAACCGGAAAAGCGATGCTTGTTTGTCTAGATAAAATTACGGCTGTGCGAATGCACGGACTTATCGATAAATACTGGAAACAAGCAATACAAGCACAGAAACAATTAGTCAAACAAGCTGGTGATGAACAAGAGGAAGTAGAACATCAGCAATATTTGCAATGGTTGGAGTCAACAGAATATTTAGTTGTGATTAGCGAAGCCCAAAATGAAGTTAAAACTTTCAAAGATTGGGATTTAGATATAGTTCCCCATCGCCAAATTATCAAAAGTCGCAATCTAGAAGAAGAATTTAAGAACGAAAAACACCCTTTCCGCCTTGCTATTGTCTGCGCTATGTGGTTAACAGGCTTTGATGTCCCCAGCCTTGCCACATTATATATAGATAAACCTTTACAAGGACATACTCTCATGCAAGCGATCGCTCGCGCAAATCGCGTCTACGAAGGGAAAAATAACGGCTTGTTAATTGATTACAACGGTATTTTAACAAGTCTGCGTGCCGCCCTTGCCAGATACTCCCGTGCAGAAGCAGAAAGCACAGACGAGAGTATAACACCTTACAACGACCTGAACCAATTACAAGAAGATTATGCGATCGCGCTTCAAAATTGTATTGACCACATCGCCAACCTGGGGTTTGACCTGCAAGAATTGCTTGAAACAGAAGGATTTGATAAAATTGCTGCCTTATTCAGTGCAGTTAATGCAGTTTGTACAAACGATGAATCTCGCGCCCGCTTTGAAGTATTAGCCAGGGAAGTCTTCAAAAAGAAACAGGCGCTAATTACTGAACCGAAATTAACAGCACCCTACCAAGGTAGACATAACACCATTGAGCAAATTTACAAATACTTACACGAACAACACAAAATATCTCTAGATATCAACGCTGTTCTCCGTTCCTTACAAGGTATCGTTAGCGAGTTCATCAACGTTGATAGTTCCCGTCTTCCAGGTGCAGAGTCAAACAAAACTTACAATATCAGCAAAATTGACTTTGAATTATTAAAAGCAGAATTTGCCAATTCCCCAACTAAAAATACCTCAGTCCAAACCCTCAAAGAAGCCGTCGAACGCCAACTCCAGCGAATGGTACAACGAAACCCATCTCGCATTGACTACTACACGCGCTATCAACAAGTTATCCAAAACTATAACCGCGAAACTGACCGAGTAGCCATTGAGCAAACTTTTGAGGAACTGCTGCAACTTGTCAAAGACCTCTCAGAAGAAGACACCCGCGCTGTCCGCGAAGGTTTAAGCGAAGAACACCTTGCCGTTTTTGACTTGCTTTGCTCATCTAAAGATAATTTGGATACCAGAATTAGAAACCGCGTCAAACAAGTTGCTCAGTCTTTAATTGAAGCCGTGAAATCACAATTACAGCAACTAGAAAACTGGCGAGATAAGGAATCTACAAGAGCCACAATTAAGAGTTTTATTTATAATTACTTGTATAGCGAAGACACAGGTTTACCTGTAGATGCCTACGATGATAGCGATGTAGATAACCTGAGTAATATAGTATTTCTCCATATTTATCAGCAGTATAAAAGTGCTAATAAGCATCCTTATGCAGCGTAA